The Klebsiella africana sequence CACGTAACAGATTCATAAACTGGAAAAAGTCGTGGTTATTATTCAGACGGTATTTTTCCATAATCTTATTTTTATGGTAGGCAGCAGTACGCGGCGTGACGCGTTGCAGAGCGGCGATTTTACTCATATCCAGTCCTTCCAAAATGCCGTGTACGACGGCGGTCTGCGATCGCGATAGCACACGATGCGGGCAGCTGGCACAGCTCAGTTCCCGGCTGACGCTGTCGATGGCTAACGGCTCCATACAATGCTGGAGCTCGCTTTTAATGATCGCCAGCAGCTGCGGGATACTGGCCGTTTTCAGCGAAACAAAAATGACCCCCTTCAGGCAATTGATCATGAAATCATCTTCCGGCAACTGCTCATAGCTGTGAAGGATGATCAGAGAGCTTCCTTTTTTCCTGTTCTTAATCAGAGAGTTACATAGATAAATTTCGCCGGGGATCACTTCATAAATAATGATGTCTTCGCCTGACAGGTCGTTGTTCAGCCAGGAAAAACTGGCCTGCAGATCGCCGTGGGCGAGGTCATTAACCATAGCCACCAGCGATTCACGTACAAAGCTATTGCGGGTATTGATAGTGACATTAATGTTTCTCATGGCGTTATTTCCTTACGCAAAAACATAACGCCATGCTGTGACAAATCCTCCGGGCGTATGCGGTGTGTTGAAGATAAAAAGTACCTACAATAATTTTTTATTATTTTAATATGAATTATTTACGACGCATCGAACGCTTATCGTTAAAAGTAAATTTCTGCCGTCTCCTGTCTTTCAGATAGGAAATAAAGCTGTATACAGAGATGCTGAAGAAAAAAATGCATAGCAATAAAACTAACCACGTTTGCATGGCCATTGTTCTTACCCTGGTTGTGTTGCATGGTGTCAGAATTTGCCGCGAACGGCTAATACGTTTTGTTATATGCTTTTCTGTGCTTTGAAAATCATACGACATCATCCTGATGTGGTAGCACTATAAGAAAGTTCCTAAGGTCATCGTCAGTCTCATTCCTCTCATTTCTCTCAGAAAATGAGAAAAATTAATCCTGGCGAGTGGTTTATATCCCCAGCGCACCGTCGCTCAGGAAATAAAGGCCAGCCCCTTACCAAAGATCGCGCGTACAGGCAGGTGAATTCCCTGCTGGCGCGCCTTATGGCGCAGGCGGCTAACCACGACGTCGATGCGGTGCAGGTCAGGCTCGCTTTCATGGGAAAACAGGCAGGCATGAAGCTCCAGTTTGCTGCACACCTCATTGCGATTGCGCATTAGCAGCTCCACCAGGCGATATTCCTGCTGGGTGAGCTCCAGCGTTCGGGCGTCGGGCGAAATCAGTTTATCCTCATGCAGGCGCCAGCTGCCGGGGGAGACCGTCGGCGGCGTGCCGATTGCCTCCGCCGGCAAAACCGCCGGGCGATCCTGCTGCAGACGAGCGCCGAGAGCGGTCAGGGTCTCCGCAAGATGGGCGAAATTTACCGGTTTGATCAGATAGGCATCGGCCCCAAGGCTCAGCGCCTGCAGTTTATCCTGCTGCTGTCCACGGGCGCTGACCACTACCAGACCGTAGTGCCCCAGCTCATGCAGATAGCTCAGCACGCTAAAGCCATCCTCGCCGGGCAGACCGATATCAATCAGCACGATATCCACCGGATGGCTGTGCAGTTGCCGCCAGAAGGCTTCGGCGCTGCGCGTCCCCCACACTTCAAAGCCGCGATAGCCCAGCCAGGCCAGCAGTTCATCCAGCAGATCGGCGTTATCTTCAATTATCGCCAGCCGTAAAGCCATGCGTCGTTCTCCTCTTAAGCAACCGTGGGGAGGGTGAGAATAAAGGTGCAGCCGTTCGGGCCATGCTCGGCCAGCCACAGTTTGCCATCATGAGCCTGCACGATCTGACGCGCAACATACAGTCCGAGACCGGTGCCGCCCGGCACCGGCGACGTGTGCTCGCCGCGACGGTAGCGCTCAAAGATCAGTTCTGCTTGCCCGTCGGGCAGTCCCGGACCGTAGTCGCGAATGTGCAGCGCCGTTTGCCCGGCATCGGCGTGGATCTCGATGGTGATTTCACCCGGCGGCGAATACTTCACCGCGTTATCCAGCAGATTGGCGATGGCGATGCACAGCAGGCCGGCATCGGCCTGCAGCTGCGGGCTATCCACCGCCCCGTGCTGGCGGATGTTCAGGTAGTGGTCATGCGAGATGGCCACCACTGAGGCGGCCATGTTAATCACCGTTAGCAGGGCGGTTTGCTGGCGGTCAACGTGCAGATCGTGGGAGGCGAGCCGGGCGTCGGCCAGGCAGTTATCGGTGAGCTGCACCAGGCGGGTGGCGGCGCGGCCGATGCGGTCGAAGCGCGCCTCCTGGCTGGCCGATGCCGCCGAGAGGCGCAGATTCTCCAGCGCGGCCTGGATCACCGCCAGCGGGGTGCGGAATTCGTGCGCCACCATGCCCATAAACTGCCGCTGGTGGAAGCTGGCTTCACGCTCAATCTGCAGCTCGCGCGCCAGGCGCTGCTTGTGCTCCAGCTGGCGGTTTTCAGCGCGCACCCGCAGGATGGCAATGATCAGCACCGTAATGATGTGGACGATCAGCGCGTACTGCCAGAGAGAATAGACTGCCATATGGAAAGGGATAATCCCATGGATCGACAGCTGCACCAGCACCGCGGCGGCGACATAGAACGGCGGCAGAAGCCCCAGCAGCAGAGTGTTGCGATCGATGGCTCTTTTGCGCCACAGCCACCAGGAGGTGAACAGCAGCACCGGGGTGATAATGATGAAGATCACCCCTTCAATCTGCATGGCGACGCCGTAAAAACCCAGCGGAATACTGACCTGCAGTAGCAGGTTGAGCACCACGGCGGCGATCAGCAGCTGATGAAGTCGCGGCATATTCTTCTTCAAATCAAAAATCTCGCTGTGCAGCCAGAGCGCGGTGGCATAGCTGAACAGGGAGAGACTACTGATCATAAAGTCCTGGAAGGGCAGCGCGGCGTGGCCGAAAAACCACTCCGGGAAGCCATGCAGGGCAGCCACCAGCGGATAATTGAGCGAGAAAAGACAGATGCCCCATAGCAGACGCCGGCGCAGGGCCAGCGCCAGCCACAGCGCCACGCCGCTGGCGACGGCGGCCAGGCCGAAATAGAAGCTCCAGAAAGCGGTGTCGGCGGTGGCCCGCTGAATAAACGCCTGCGCAGAGGAGAGCGAGGCCAGCAGGATCAGGGTGCTGGTGCTCTGCAGGCGAAAGACCAGCTCATAGCCGGCGGCGGTTGGCGGCGGGGGCAGTATCAGCACCCTTTCCCGATACTGCAGATCGCTTCCGCGAGCGCCGTCACGATCGCCAAAGGTGCGCTGCGTCCACGGGCCATCGCTGCCCAGTGGCCGGTAGTAAATGGTCAGATGGTCGACAAAAGTGGGGCCAAGCTGCATCCAGCGCGGCTCCCCGGCAAACCACGTGCCCGGCAGCTCGCTGCGCAGCCACCAGGTTTTTCGTGAATAACCAAAGGAGGGGATCTGCCGGGTGGTGGCGAGCTGATCTGCGGGCAGGGCGGCAAAGCGATCGAGGGTCATCTGGCCGCTGTCGTCCGCGTACCACTGGACCGGAATATCAATGCCCACCTGGCGCGTCGCCGCCTGGGCCTGCGGGGCGAGCAGCAGCAAAAGTAACCCGCAGCTGACCAGCCAGCCTGCCAGGAACTGCGGCCGGCAACGCCGGACCGCTATGAAGATCGCAGACACCCTTTTCAATCACGCCCCCTTGCGGCATGCCAACGATACAGACCGCAGACAGCTGACTACGGTATGGATAATACGCCCCCGGAAGTGGGGAAGAGTGGACAGGCCTGTCCGGACGAACAGGCCATTTTGCGTGGGAGACCAGGAATATTCCAGCGTAATCTGCAGCGCTA is a genomic window containing:
- a CDS encoding helix-turn-helix transcriptional regulator; this encodes MRNINVTINTRNSFVRESLVAMVNDLAHGDLQASFSWLNNDLSGEDIIIYEVIPGEIYLCNSLIKNRKKGSSLIILHSYEQLPEDDFMINCLKGVIFVSLKTASIPQLLAIIKSELQHCMEPLAIDSVSRELSCASCPHRVLSRSQTAVVHGILEGLDMSKIAALQRVTPRTAAYHKNKIMEKYRLNNNHDFFQFMNLLRERW
- a CDS encoding small membrane protein; the encoded protein is MAMQTWLVLLLCIFFFSISVYSFISYLKDRRRQKFTFNDKRSMRRK
- a CDS encoding response regulator transcription factor; its protein translation is MALRLAIIEDNADLLDELLAWLGYRGFEVWGTRSAEAFWRQLHSHPVDIVLIDIGLPGEDGFSVLSYLHELGHYGLVVVSARGQQQDKLQALSLGADAYLIKPVNFAHLAETLTALGARLQQDRPAVLPAEAIGTPPTVSPGSWRLHEDKLISPDARTLELTQQEYRLVELLMRNRNEVCSKLELHACLFSHESEPDLHRIDVVVSRLRHKARQQGIHLPVRAIFGKGLAFIS
- a CDS encoding sensor histidine kinase, with the protein product MLLLAPQAQAATRQVGIDIPVQWYADDSGQMTLDRFAALPADQLATTRQIPSFGYSRKTWWLRSELPGTWFAGEPRWMQLGPTFVDHLTIYYRPLGSDGPWTQRTFGDRDGARGSDLQYRERVLILPPPPTAAGYELVFRLQSTSTLILLASLSSAQAFIQRATADTAFWSFYFGLAAVASGVALWLALALRRRLLWGICLFSLNYPLVAALHGFPEWFFGHAALPFQDFMISSLSLFSYATALWLHSEIFDLKKNMPRLHQLLIAAVVLNLLLQVSIPLGFYGVAMQIEGVIFIIITPVLLFTSWWLWRKRAIDRNTLLLGLLPPFYVAAAVLVQLSIHGIIPFHMAVYSLWQYALIVHIITVLIIAILRVRAENRQLEHKQRLARELQIEREASFHQRQFMGMVAHEFRTPLAVIQAALENLRLSAASASQEARFDRIGRAATRLVQLTDNCLADARLASHDLHVDRQQTALLTVINMAASVVAISHDHYLNIRQHGAVDSPQLQADAGLLCIAIANLLDNAVKYSPPGEITIEIHADAGQTALHIRDYGPGLPDGQAELIFERYRRGEHTSPVPGGTGLGLYVARQIVQAHDGKLWLAEHGPNGCTFILTLPTVA